From the genome of Malus sylvestris chromosome 6, drMalSylv7.2, whole genome shotgun sequence, one region includes:
- the LOC126625239 gene encoding protein MHF1 homolog codes for MEREEDDSVSELLRDRFRLSTIHIAEAEAKRNDMEISGPVMACIADLAFKYTEQLAKDLELFSQHGGRKTANMEDVILSVHRNEHLAALLRSFCNDLKAKEPQSERKRKKASKKEDQATTSVVHIPDS; via the exons ATGGAGAGGGAGGAAGACGACTCGGTGAGCGAGCTTCTCAGGGATCGATTCAGACTCTCCACCATCCATATCGCCGAAGCCGAAG CGAAGCGAAACGACATGGAGATTTCGGGCCCCGTGATGGCTTGCATTGCCGATTTGGCCTTCAAGTATACAG AACAGCTGGCAAAGGACCTCGAGTTATTTTCTCAACACGGTGGTCGTAAAACTGCAAACATGGAAGATGTCATACTCTCTG TGCATAGAAACGAACATCTGGCCGCCTTGTTGAGGTCGTTCTGCAATGATCTGAAAGCGAAAGAACCACAATCcgagaggaagagaaagaaagcatCAAAGAAGGAAGACCAAGCAACTACCAGTGTAGTACATATTCCAGATTCTTAG